A window from Thermovirga sp. encodes these proteins:
- a CDS encoding 4Fe-4S binding protein, giving the protein MKIREITIISGKGGTGKTSITAALAALAPGGLALCDADVDAPDLEILLHPEPWEEHAFIGMDTAGVDRERCIGCGKCKEVCRFDTIEMMDGKARVDKTFCEGCAACALVCPVGCIAMEETRQGTWFMGETAWGPMVHARLNPGGENSGMLVQLVRKEARRIAESRGLETILTDGPPGIACPAISAITGADVALIITEPTISGEHDLHRVAELCERFGTRAAVVLNKADLSAEGSERIKEACRRNGLPLLASIPFIPDVVHAISQARIPLAELRERLEPIWSRLAEM; this is encoded by the coding sequence CGGCAAGGGCGGCACGGGTAAGACCTCCATAACGGCGGCGCTGGCGGCGTTGGCACCGGGCGGCCTAGCTCTTTGCGATGCCGATGTGGATGCGCCGGACCTTGAGATACTACTCCACCCCGAACCGTGGGAGGAACACGCCTTTATCGGTATGGATACCGCAGGGGTCGACAGGGAAAGATGCATAGGGTGCGGCAAGTGCAAGGAGGTCTGTCGCTTCGACACCATAGAAATGATGGATGGGAAGGCGAGGGTGGACAAGACCTTTTGCGAAGGCTGTGCCGCCTGCGCCTTGGTATGCCCCGTCGGATGCATTGCCATGGAGGAGACCAGGCAGGGTACCTGGTTTATGGGTGAGACGGCTTGGGGACCCATGGTCCACGCCAGGCTCAACCCGGGTGGTGAGAACTCGGGGATGTTGGTCCAACTGGTCAGGAAGGAGGCCAGGAGGATCGCGGAAAGCAGGGGCCTGGAAACCATCCTCACCGACGGACCACCGGGTATAGCCTGCCCGGCCATATCGGCCATAACCGGCGCCGACGTCGCCCTCATAATCACCGAGCCGACTATCTCGGGAGAGCATGACCTGCATAGGGTGGCCGAGCTCTGCGAGCGTTTCGGGACCAGGGCCGCGGTGGTGCTGAACAAGGCCGATCTGAGCGCCGAGGGCTCGGAAAGAATAAAAGAGGCCTGCCGCCGAAACGGCCTGCCTCTTCTCGCTTCCATTCCTTTCATTCCCGACGTGGTGCACGCCATTTCCCAGGCCAGGATACCCCTGGCGGAACTGCGGGAGCGCCTGGAGCCTATCTGGAGCCGCCTGGCGGAGATGTGA